One segment of Panicum virgatum strain AP13 chromosome 1K, P.virgatum_v5, whole genome shotgun sequence DNA contains the following:
- the LOC120651726 gene encoding G-type lectin S-receptor-like serine/threonine-protein kinase At2g19130: protein MPLLILFTSLFFLISIPQRCVGVDTIIPGQALAVSDKLISKNGRYALGFFNTSTGSTQITFNWYLGIWFNTVPQFTSAWVANRDSPFNNTNSLELTISHNGNLVVLNRSTESIIWSTQANATRNSTLAILSSTGNLILRDSSNSSKVFWQSFDHPTDTLLPGAKIGWNKITGLKRRLVSSRNSINPATDVYCVDLDPSGVNQILITPLNSSVPYWSSGVWNGKYFSSPETPGYLGPTSNDMNYLTMVDNDHEKYFAINIADEHVVFRLVIEASGQAKEFVWFEGSQDWAMAYAQPKAQCDVYGACGPFTICNDDVLQHCSCMDGFTVTSPQEWELDYRSGGCLRKKSLECISNKSTTL, encoded by the coding sequence ATGCCTCTCCTCATTTTGTTCACTTCACTCTTCTTCCTAATAAGTATCCCTCAAAGGTGTGTTGGGGTGGACACCATCATACCCGGCCAAGCTCTTGCCGTAAGCGACAAGCTCATCTCGAAGAATGGCAGGTATGCACTTGGTTTCTTCAATACAAGCACTGGATCTACCCAAATCACGTTCAACTGGTACTTAGGTATCTGGTTCAATACAGTCCCACAGTTCACTTCTGCATGGGTTGCAAACAGGGATAGCCCCTTCAACAACACCAACTCGTTAGAGCTCACAATCTCCCACAATGGCAACCTAGTTGTCTTAAACCGGTCTACTGAATCCATAATCTGGTCTACCCAAGCAAATGCCACTAGAAATAGCACCCTTGCTATTCTCTCGAGTACTGGAAATCTTATATTAAGGGACTCTTCAAACTCATCAAAGGTGTTCTGGCAAAGCTTTGACCACCCCACCGATACACTTCTCCCTGGTGCAAAGATTGGATGGAACAAGATCACAGGCCTCAAGCGCCGTCTTGTTTCTTCGAGAAACTCTATCAACCCAGCTACTGATGTGTACTGTGTTGATTTAGACCCAAGTGGTGTTAATCAGATCTTGATTACACCATTGAACTCGTCTGTACCATACTGGTCGAGTGGTGTATGGAATGGAAAATACTTTTCCTCACCTGAAACTCCTGGGTATTTAGGCCCAACCAGCAATGATATGAATTACTTGACTATGGTCGACAATGATCACGAGAAGTACTTTGCAATTAACATAGCAGATGAGCATGTTGTTTTTCGTCTTGTGATAGAAGCTTCTGGTCAAGCAAAGGAGTTTGTCTGGTTTGAGGGGTCACAAGACTGGGCAATGGCCTATGCCCAACCAAAAGCTCAGTGTGACGTCTATGGTGCTTGTGGACCTTTCACTATATGCAACGATGACGTGCTTCAACACTGCAGTTGTATGGATGGGTTCACTGTAACATCTCCTCAGGAATGGGAGCTAGATTATCGGAGTGGTGGGTGCTTGAGAAAAAAATCGTTAGAGTGCATTAGCAACAAAAGCACAACACTTTGA